A window of [Clostridium] innocuum genomic DNA:
TTTGGGTATAGCCGAGTGCTATTCTTTTTTGCCGAATCAGCCAGCCATAGCGTTTTCTGTGTTCTTTACATATATCCAGCAGCATATGATCATGTCCTTTCTTACAGGTGAAGACTCTCATACCAAATACACGTATAGAAAATCATGTCGATTCCTACAATGATTGGAGCTTGTCTATTTTGTCGTTCTAACAGTCTATCCCCGCTTTCTGCCAGTCTGCATAATGGAAGTAGGTACAACTCCCCATTATGGAGGATATGCAAACGCAGCTGCTTTCTGCCAGCCTGCAAATGGAATTAGAATGTTCACGTTGCATGTTTAAGCCTTTCCTCCATTATAGCATATGGATTGGGATTGCAATAAGCAAACCAGTGTTTCATATAGGAAAAACGCGGGGTGGATTACAGGGCATTCTGCATGATTTCCTTGATGCTTTCGTATATTTCAATAGAAGAAATTCGTATTCTGCTATAAAGAAGCAAGCTGCTGCATACCTTTTTAAGGTACAGGAAATATCAGAATAAAGGAAGCATGAGTAGAAAAAGATTTGAAGAATGATATGAAAATATTTAGAGAAAGTTAAGATTTAACTGCTATACTTACTCGAGAGCTTAGAAAGCGGGGTGTTTTATGCAGACTACCTGGAAAAAACGAATCCTACAGATTCTATTGCTTCTGTCACTGACAGCCTTTGCCTGCTGGTTTGCGTTAAAGGATGATTGTGCAGAGGTTTTATATAATATTTCTCATATATCCTGGTATTGGATTGTGCTTATTGCGGTACTGGGCACCGCTTATTATCTGCTTCAGGGAATCGTCTTATACAGGATAGCAAAACCCTATAAAACGGATATCCGCATATGGGACGGAATACACAATGCGTATATTGCAGCTTTTTTCAACGGTGTTACCCCGTTGGGCGGAGGACAGGTGGCTCAGACCTATGCATTTCGTAAGCTGGATATGCAGTACAGTGATATCGCCAGTGTACTTTGGAAGGATTTCTTCCTTTATCAGAGTACAGTCCTGTTTTATGTGAGCATACTGCTGCTTACACGGTTTCCCTATGCAATGGAACATTTTCAGATCTATTTTTTTCTGGTGCTGCTTGGCTTTGCCATCAATGCCTCTGTCATACTGATTTTATGGACGATGGCCAGATTTCCAAAGCTGTATGTGAAAATCAGCCGTGGAATTGTCAATGTCGGCTTTCGTTTTCATATTGTGAAGAATAAGGCGTATACACTGGAAAAATGGCAGGGACAGATTTTATACTTTAATGAGGAAATCAAAAAGCTGAAGGAGGACCGCCGCATGATTGTGGAGGCTGTTCTTCTGAATTTTCTGCGTATGACAATTTTCTATGCAATTCCTTATGTGGCGGCATTGGCGCTGCAGGTACCCTTGTCCCTTTCTGATTTGATCAATGTTTTGCTGATGTCTGCGTGTATCCATATGCTGAATGCCTTAACGCCTCTTCCCGGAGATACCGGATGGACAGAAAGCGCATTTATTCTGATATTTGCAGTTCTGTTTGGTAGAACAGAAGCGAGCAGTGTTATGATATTATGGCGTGTGGCAACGTATCACATCCAGCTCATTGCAGGAGGGATCATTTTCCTGTATGTGAAATCAGCAGACACCAAAAGACAGAGGCAGCTGCCAACAGCGAAGTCTCTTCCATAACGTTCCAACCACAGGTGAAATGCTGTTACGCCGCATGATGATAACAATCGTGTTCGCTTTCGGATATCCGCATCTGCAGCCTGCTTCCACGTTACCCTTGCTACAAACGGGCAATGGAAACAGCCGGCAGATGGAAACTTTCCTGTTATCTTATGAATAAAGTGTGGTAAAATAAAACAGATAAAGGAAAAAAGGGTCAAATATTATGAAGACTGACAACAATGGTACGGTGCTGTA
This region includes:
- a CDS encoding flippase-like domain-containing protein — protein: MQTTWKKRILQILLLLSLTAFACWFALKDDCAEVLYNISHISWYWIVLIAVLGTAYYLLQGIVLYRIAKPYKTDIRIWDGIHNAYIAAFFNGVTPLGGGQVAQTYAFRKLDMQYSDIASVLWKDFFLYQSTVLFYVSILLLTRFPYAMEHFQIYFFLVLLGFAINASVILILWTMARFPKLYVKISRGIVNVGFRFHIVKNKAYTLEKWQGQILYFNEEIKKLKEDRRMIVEAVLLNFLRMTIFYAIPYVAALALQVPLSLSDLINVLLMSACIHMLNALTPLPGDTGWTESAFILIFAVLFGRTEASSVMILWRVATYHIQLIAGGIIFLYVKSADTKRQRQLPTAKSLP